In Maridesulfovibrio sp., the following proteins share a genomic window:
- a CDS encoding AEC family transporter, whose product MLIIALSALTPLFLMILAGFVSYRRCILPENSAEILNGFVYYFTLPALLFNSLATTPFAEISKVNFIFGYMAALLGIYFVAFLVSKFFLQGKFPEHSMRACSASFPNSGYLGLPIMMYLFHGSKQALLLTTLGIILPIVIVILIVSSFALHHADSSLSRVRVVWQIVLSMAKTPMIGASFLGAAYSFLKLSLPDFMETGLHNFGMASVPCALFSVGLLLAKNKMEMNLVNIGLVNLLKLVVHPLLTAVCLFVFGVRGQMLLMGILLTGMPVAAISCVLAESNRTLEAETSASFLFSMVLYIPMLYLTLLLTDMAGLPLNHF is encoded by the coding sequence ATGCTCATAATAGCGCTTTCCGCTCTTACGCCTTTGTTCCTCATGATATTGGCCGGTTTTGTTTCATATCGCCGGTGCATCCTTCCGGAGAATTCAGCAGAAATCCTTAACGGATTTGTCTACTATTTTACCCTTCCAGCCTTGCTGTTTAATTCACTGGCAACAACTCCTTTTGCTGAAATATCGAAGGTCAATTTTATCTTCGGTTATATGGCTGCGTTACTCGGAATTTATTTCGTGGCTTTTCTGGTGTCTAAATTCTTTCTGCAAGGCAAGTTCCCGGAACATAGTATGCGTGCCTGTTCAGCAAGCTTCCCCAATTCAGGATATCTTGGTCTGCCGATCATGATGTATCTGTTTCACGGCTCAAAGCAGGCGCTGCTGCTTACGACTCTGGGTATCATCCTTCCGATTGTAATTGTTATTCTGATTGTTTCAAGCTTCGCCCTGCATCATGCAGATAGTTCTCTGTCACGTGTGCGAGTCGTCTGGCAGATTGTGCTTTCCATGGCAAAGACTCCGATGATCGGTGCGTCATTTCTTGGTGCGGCATATTCATTTTTGAAACTTAGTCTTCCTGATTTTATGGAAACAGGATTACATAACTTTGGTATGGCCTCGGTTCCATGCGCATTATTTTCTGTTGGGCTCCTTCTTGCCAAGAATAAGATGGAAATGAATTTGGTTAATATCGGACTTGTGAACCTGCTTAAACTCGTAGTTCATCCATTGCTGACAGCTGTCTGCCTATTTGTATTCGGAGTTAGAGGTCAGATGTTATTGATGGGCATTTTATTGACCGGTATGCCAGTGGCCGCAATATCATGCGTGCTGGCTGAGTCTAATAGAACTCTTGAGGCTGAGACTTCTGCTTCATTTCTTTTCTCTATGGTCCTGTATATTCCGATGCTGTATCTAACTCTGTTACTGACGGATATGGCGGGACTTCCACTAAACCATTTTTAA
- a CDS encoding pentapeptide repeat-containing protein gives MQIIDYESYENCHFEHLELDEAVLQEVSFYRCSFASSSFQYAQFIDCEFQECSFNGCNLSLVLLANSKIIDTEFCNSKLLGINWGNLGPVILARFSNCLMDRSSFSGQNLTKVYFGSCSLRDASFADSNLACVKFDDCDFLGCQFHHTNLACSDFSSSRNYFINAETNEIKKAKFSLPEVLSLLANLEIELK, from the coding sequence ATGCAGATAATTGATTATGAATCATATGAGAATTGTCATTTTGAACACTTAGAATTAGATGAAGCTGTTTTGCAGGAAGTAAGTTTTTACCGATGTTCTTTTGCAAGCTCTTCTTTTCAGTATGCCCAGTTCATTGATTGTGAGTTTCAGGAATGTTCTTTTAATGGATGCAATTTATCTCTGGTTCTTCTTGCAAATTCAAAGATTATAGACACTGAGTTCTGCAATTCCAAGTTACTCGGTATTAACTGGGGAAATCTTGGACCGGTAATTCTCGCTAGATTTTCAAATTGTTTAATGGACAGGTCCTCTTTCAGTGGTCAAAATCTAACGAAAGTATATTTCGGTTCCTGCTCATTGAGAGATGCTTCTTTTGCTGATTCGAATTTAGCTTGTGTGAAATTCGATGACTGCGATTTTCTCGGTTGTCAGTTTCATCATACTAATTTGGCTTGTTCTGATTTTAGCTCATCTCGAAATTATTTTATTAATGCCGAAACAAATGAAATCAAGAAGGCAAAGTTTTCATTGCCTGAAGTTCTATCTCTGCTTGCCAATCTTGAGATTGAGTTAAAGTAA
- a CDS encoding SLC13 family permease: protein MEFSATYIYERLPLILLFVTGYILYRVTASAALPEYMAAQAVRLSKGRADRLMFSLIVVSALLSMFIPNAVTVLAMIPVIRRLDDELDNMTTPLTLSIIYGANIGGMGSLIGSPANLLLIGALDLFDIPGRNHITFFNWFEWALPLVAGMVLLAWCVVRLSLPGKTNNFSQVQPKVNMNRTQRNGFNILVLFLGYWSMSSFAAEAVSGFRFYESIAAIIFSIVFCVIVFGSRTLRFSDIVQGIPKRGFLFLGLLGILILLVRVLRFDEYAAGLFTSMLEVLGRSGEGYGIYLITAFVVILLTEFLSNTVVSTAFFAVIVHVSSAYALNPLPLMILVSAASTCAFMTPVATPCNSLAVGEMRGMSLKSMFVLGMLLNVFGAIILSGWIWLVVPALYG, encoded by the coding sequence ATGGAATTCTCTGCTACTTATATATATGAAAGACTGCCCCTTATACTTCTTTTTGTCACTGGGTACATACTTTATCGGGTGACAGCTTCCGCTGCCTTGCCGGAGTATATGGCTGCCCAGGCGGTTCGTTTGAGTAAAGGGCGTGCCGACCGCCTGATGTTTTCGCTAATTGTCGTTTCGGCTCTGCTTTCCATGTTCATTCCCAATGCAGTAACCGTGCTGGCTATGATTCCGGTTATTCGCAGATTGGATGATGAGCTGGACAACATGACAACACCACTGACTCTTTCCATCATATATGGCGCGAATATTGGGGGGATGGGGTCCCTGATCGGTAGCCCTGCTAATTTACTGCTTATCGGTGCACTTGACCTGTTTGATATTCCGGGGCGGAATCATATTACATTCTTCAACTGGTTCGAATGGGCTTTACCGCTGGTGGCAGGAATGGTCCTGCTTGCCTGGTGTGTTGTCCGGCTGTCACTTCCCGGCAAAACAAACAATTTCAGTCAGGTGCAACCTAAAGTTAATATGAACCGTACCCAGCGTAATGGGTTTAATATTTTAGTATTGTTTCTGGGTTATTGGAGCATGTCCTCATTTGCGGCTGAAGCCGTATCCGGTTTTCGTTTCTATGAATCTATTGCAGCCATAATTTTTTCCATTGTGTTCTGCGTCATCGTATTTGGAAGCAGGACCTTACGTTTCAGTGATATTGTTCAGGGTATTCCTAAACGAGGCTTTCTATTTCTGGGATTACTGGGGATATTGATTTTACTGGTAAGGGTATTGCGGTTTGATGAGTATGCGGCTGGCCTGTTTACAAGTATGCTGGAAGTACTGGGACGAAGCGGAGAAGGGTATGGAATATACTTGATCACGGCTTTTGTTGTGATTCTGCTGACAGAGTTCTTAAGCAATACCGTAGTTTCTACCGCTTTCTTTGCGGTCATAGTCCATGTCAGCTCAGCATATGCACTTAATCCCCTGCCTTTAATGATTCTGGTTTCGGCGGCATCTACCTGTGCTTTCATGACCCCGGTAGCGACCCCATGCAATAGTCTTGCTGTTGGAGAGATGCGGGGAATGTCGCTAAAGTCTATGTTTGTACTGGGAATGTTGCTGAATGTATTTGGAGCAATTATTCTATCCGGCTGGATATGGCTGGTAGTTCCTGCTCTTTACGGATGA
- the dnaE gene encoding DNA polymerase III subunit alpha, translating into MSEFVHLHVHTEYSLLDGAIRIKDLCQQAKDFGMPAVAITDHGSMFGAVTFYMTAMDMGIKPIIGCEVYVAPGDIDDEFAHTRKDQKVRYHLVLLAKNQQGYKNIIKLCSLGFLEGFHYKPRVSKYLLNKYSEGIIALSACLAGEVPRALINEGLDAGIEMAKTYESIFPGNFYLEVQANGLKEQDNVNELLYKCAEQTGLPLVATNDCHYLTKDDYEAHDLLLCIQTQTTVDAEKRFRIGTDQLYFKPQEEFEEYFAHVPEAIANTQKIAEMCNLEIELGNYYFPEYELPEGMTIETEFVRLCKEGLKKRIENAPYEVDEDKYWKRLEYELGVINEMGFPAYFLIVQDFINWAKDNKIPVGPGRGSAAGSIVAWALRITNLDPIPYDLLFERFLNVERVSMPDIDVDFCERRRLEVVKYCSEKYGWDHVAQITTYGTMKTKAVIKDVGRAMGMHFSETDPIAKLVPDDPAVIAQGLGVKKAKITVPNAVQAIPELGNMVATNPKIAKLMDIATRLEGMSRHASTHAAGVVISDKPMTHYLPLYKGKKGEIVTQYDMKKVEKVGLIKFDFLGLRTMTVIEDCLDIIRLQGKEAPDLDTLTLDDQDTFDIFCKGDTDGVFQVESSGMRKYLRMLRPSCFEDIIAMLALYRPGPLGSGMVDEFIKRKHGEIEVTYLWPTLEPSLKPTYGVIVYQEQVMGAAMTIANYSLGEGDLLRRAMGKKIPEEMAKHRVRFVDGAKENNIPEQTANDIFDLMEQFAAYGFNKSHSAAYALISYYTAYLKAHFPVEFMAALMSTEMNNTEKIIMYINACRDMDVTVRQPDINLGMARFSVYEGDIIYGMAGIKNVGEEAIDEIVAERQTNGPFKDFVDFVTRVNLRRVTKRVIEYLIRAGAFDSMGLTRAGLIASLDKAVSYGQKKTKEKDSGMINMLDMLGGGSEAQEPATVSFEEFNMPEMDDKEMQRLEKEALGFYLTCHPLLSYRNEMNRLGLQTIENCPNMAHEAQVRLGAIITGYKEIITKKSGKKMAFATIEDMTGSGELIIFPKTYEEVRKYLDQDIPLLIKGKVDNPPPEEGQEEAMPEAKVMADEISPLENAQAGCVEAVPLSVHHTLCSDAGIAELKAILAGYPGSAPVTLQMFLPDSVCTLRLGHGYNIRPNGDFWKEFNQWRKNGNGNAKLQ; encoded by the coding sequence ATGTCTGAATTTGTTCATCTGCACGTCCATACGGAGTACAGCCTCCTCGACGGTGCTATCCGCATTAAGGATCTCTGCCAGCAGGCTAAAGATTTCGGAATGCCCGCTGTTGCCATCACCGACCATGGTTCCATGTTCGGTGCCGTTACCTTTTACATGACCGCTATGGACATGGGCATTAAGCCCATCATTGGTTGCGAAGTCTATGTCGCGCCCGGAGATATTGATGATGAGTTCGCCCACACGCGCAAAGACCAAAAAGTCCGCTATCACCTCGTTCTGCTGGCAAAGAACCAGCAGGGTTACAAAAATATAATCAAACTCTGCTCACTGGGATTCCTCGAAGGTTTCCACTATAAGCCGAGAGTCAGCAAATATCTGCTTAATAAGTACAGTGAAGGGATCATCGCCCTATCCGCATGCCTTGCCGGAGAAGTTCCCCGCGCCTTGATTAACGAGGGGCTTGATGCCGGGATTGAAATGGCTAAAACATACGAGTCAATTTTTCCCGGTAACTTCTATCTGGAAGTACAGGCTAACGGACTGAAGGAGCAGGATAACGTTAACGAACTGCTCTACAAGTGCGCAGAGCAGACCGGGCTGCCTTTGGTAGCAACCAACGACTGCCATTACCTGACAAAGGACGATTACGAAGCACACGACCTGCTGCTTTGCATTCAGACTCAGACAACTGTGGATGCTGAAAAACGTTTCAGGATTGGAACAGACCAGTTATATTTCAAACCGCAGGAAGAGTTCGAAGAATATTTCGCCCACGTGCCGGAAGCTATTGCGAACACCCAGAAGATTGCCGAGATGTGCAACCTTGAGATTGAGCTGGGTAACTACTACTTCCCTGAATACGAGCTTCCCGAAGGCATGACCATTGAGACCGAATTCGTGCGTCTCTGCAAGGAAGGCCTAAAAAAGCGTATCGAAAATGCCCCGTACGAAGTTGATGAAGACAAATACTGGAAACGCCTCGAGTACGAACTGGGTGTTATTAACGAGATGGGCTTTCCGGCATACTTCCTTATCGTTCAGGATTTTATCAACTGGGCTAAAGACAACAAAATTCCGGTAGGTCCGGGCCGAGGTTCTGCTGCGGGATCTATTGTCGCATGGGCGCTTAGAATCACCAACCTCGATCCCATCCCCTACGATCTGCTATTTGAAAGGTTCCTTAACGTGGAGCGTGTCTCCATGCCTGATATCGACGTCGACTTCTGCGAACGCCGCCGTCTTGAAGTAGTGAAATACTGCTCCGAGAAATACGGATGGGACCATGTGGCCCAGATCACCACCTACGGAACCATGAAAACAAAGGCGGTCATCAAGGACGTGGGGCGTGCCATGGGCATGCATTTTTCCGAGACCGACCCGATTGCCAAGCTGGTTCCCGATGATCCGGCCGTAATTGCGCAGGGGCTGGGAGTCAAAAAAGCCAAGATCACCGTCCCCAACGCGGTGCAGGCCATTCCAGAGCTTGGCAACATGGTCGCCACAAATCCGAAGATAGCCAAGCTCATGGATATCGCCACCCGCTTGGAAGGTATGTCACGCCACGCATCAACGCACGCGGCCGGGGTTGTCATCTCCGACAAACCCATGACCCATTACCTGCCACTGTACAAAGGTAAAAAAGGCGAAATCGTAACCCAGTACGACATGAAAAAGGTCGAGAAAGTCGGCCTGATCAAGTTCGACTTTCTGGGTCTGCGAACCATGACTGTTATTGAGGACTGCCTTGATATTATCCGGTTACAGGGCAAAGAAGCCCCGGATCTGGATACCCTGACCTTAGACGATCAGGATACCTTCGATATTTTCTGTAAAGGCGACACCGACGGCGTATTTCAGGTTGAATCTTCCGGTATGCGTAAATACCTGCGCATGCTTCGCCCAAGCTGCTTTGAAGACATTATCGCGATGCTAGCTCTCTACCGTCCGGGGCCGCTTGGTTCCGGTATGGTTGACGAATTCATTAAGCGTAAACATGGTGAAATTGAAGTAACCTACCTCTGGCCGACCCTTGAGCCAAGCCTTAAACCGACTTATGGGGTTATCGTCTATCAGGAACAGGTTATGGGTGCGGCAATGACCATTGCCAACTATTCACTCGGTGAGGGTGACCTGCTCCGCCGGGCCATGGGTAAGAAGATTCCGGAAGAAATGGCCAAGCACAGGGTCCGCTTTGTTGACGGTGCAAAGGAAAACAACATTCCCGAACAGACCGCCAACGATATTTTCGACCTTATGGAACAATTCGCGGCTTACGGTTTTAACAAATCACACTCCGCGGCATACGCGCTGATCTCTTATTACACGGCCTACCTCAAAGCTCATTTCCCGGTGGAATTCATGGCTGCACTCATGAGTACTGAAATGAACAACACCGAAAAGATCATTATGTACATCAACGCCTGCCGTGACATGGACGTTACTGTACGACAGCCGGATATCAACCTCGGCATGGCCCGCTTTTCAGTATACGAGGGCGATATTATTTACGGTATGGCCGGGATCAAGAACGTCGGAGAGGAAGCGATTGATGAAATTGTTGCCGAACGCCAGACTAACGGGCCTTTCAAAGACTTTGTTGATTTCGTCACCCGCGTGAACCTGCGCAGGGTAACCAAAAGGGTAATTGAATATCTGATCCGCGCCGGGGCATTTGATTCCATGGGCCTGACCCGCGCAGGGCTGATCGCATCGTTGGACAAAGCTGTTTCCTATGGTCAGAAAAAGACCAAGGAAAAAGATTCCGGCATGATCAATATGCTCGATATGCTTGGTGGTGGCAGCGAAGCTCAAGAGCCGGCCACAGTAAGCTTCGAAGAATTCAATATGCCGGAAATGGACGACAAGGAAATGCAGCGTCTTGAAAAAGAAGCTCTGGGCTTCTACCTGACCTGCCATCCCCTGCTTTCCTACCGTAATGAAATGAACCGTCTCGGATTGCAGACAATTGAGAACTGCCCGAACATGGCCCATGAAGCTCAAGTAAGGCTGGGCGCAATCATCACCGGATACAAGGAAATCATTACCAAAAAATCCGGCAAAAAAATGGCCTTTGCCACCATTGAAGACATGACCGGTTCAGGGGAATTAATAATCTTTCCCAAGACCTACGAAGAGGTCCGCAAATATCTGGATCAGGATATTCCCTTGCTGATCAAAGGCAAGGTGGACAACCCTCCGCCTGAAGAAGGTCAGGAAGAAGCTATGCCGGAAGCCAAGGTCATGGCAGACGAAATTTCACCGTTGGAAAACGCACAAGCCGGATGTGTTGAAGCTGTACCGCTTTCAGTGCACCACACCCTTTGCTCCGATGCAGGCATCGCCGAGCTGAAAGCAATCCTTGCCGGATATCCCGGATCAGCACCGGTAACCCTCCAGATGTTCCTGCCGGACTCAGTCTGCACACTCCGCCTGGGGCACGGGTACAACATCCGCCCTAACGGGGATTTCTGGAAAGAATTCAACCAATGGCGCAAAAACGGTAACGGTAATGCTAAGTTGCAATAA
- the queD gene encoding 6-carboxytetrahydropterin synthase QueD — protein sequence MPKGKWKLKVKKDFSSAHQLRNYGGKCENMHGHNFGVEVEIEGDHLDSKVEILMDFKELKKELSEVLETLDHKHLNSLEYFENRNPSSENIARYIYEEMKKRVENEHVRMVFASVSEKDSSVATYFEE from the coding sequence ATGCCTAAAGGAAAATGGAAACTCAAAGTAAAGAAAGACTTCAGTTCTGCACATCAGCTACGTAACTACGGTGGAAAATGCGAGAACATGCACGGACACAACTTCGGTGTTGAGGTTGAGATAGAAGGCGACCACCTTGATTCCAAGGTCGAAATTCTCATGGACTTCAAGGAACTGAAAAAAGAGCTTTCCGAAGTGCTGGAAACCCTTGACCACAAGCACCTGAACAGCCTTGAATATTTTGAAAACCGCAACCCTTCTTCCGAGAACATTGCTCGTTACATCTATGAAGAAATGAAAAAACGAGTTGAGAATGAGCATGTCCGTATGGTCTTTGCTTCCGTGTCAGAAAAAGACTCTTCAGTAGCAACCTACTTTGAGGAATAG
- the dtd gene encoding D-aminoacyl-tRNA deacylase, translating into MKLVIQRTSGGKVEVEGETVGEIGPGLMVLAGFGKNDLETLPGSKVWNTLIDKMIGLRIFEDEEGRMNLSLEDISGDILLVSQFTLYASCKKGRRPSFTGACEPQLANRLFDRLVTDVSGKAPAKVATGQFGAMMNVDFVNWGPVTIILDSEDFI; encoded by the coding sequence ATGAAACTGGTTATCCAAAGGACAAGCGGCGGTAAAGTTGAAGTTGAAGGAGAGACTGTTGGCGAGATCGGCCCCGGTCTAATGGTATTAGCCGGTTTCGGTAAGAATGATCTCGAAACTCTGCCCGGCTCAAAAGTATGGAACACACTCATCGATAAGATGATCGGATTACGCATTTTTGAGGACGAAGAAGGACGCATGAACCTTTCGCTGGAAGACATCAGTGGAGATATTCTGCTGGTTTCCCAGTTCACACTTTACGCATCTTGCAAAAAAGGCCGCAGACCGTCATTCACCGGGGCTTGCGAACCGCAACTTGCAAACAGGCTATTTGACCGTCTGGTCACAGACGTTTCGGGCAAGGCTCCCGCAAAAGTCGCCACAGGACAGTTCGGAGCCATGATGAATGTGGATTTCGTCAACTGGGGTCCGGTCACCATCATACTGGATTCAGAAGATTTTATCTAA
- a CDS encoding ATP-binding protein — translation MHRYVLRAVPTPEKSREVARKAITILQDFIEDENLLHDIDLVLTEGCSNVARHAYEKDEDCNRLELTIIITPGEHIVFEIADWGKGLCSKSIDFSMPSPEAVGGRGMFIMSELMDSFEHIVDEGKNIIRLTRKLKEDQWRKK, via the coding sequence ATGCACCGTTATGTGCTGAGAGCAGTACCCACCCCAGAAAAAAGCAGGGAAGTCGCCCGTAAAGCTATAACAATCCTCCAGGATTTTATTGAGGACGAAAACCTGCTCCACGACATAGATCTGGTTTTGACTGAAGGATGCTCCAATGTGGCTAGGCACGCATACGAAAAAGACGAAGACTGCAACAGGCTGGAACTGACAATAATAATCACCCCCGGTGAACATATTGTTTTCGAGATAGCGGACTGGGGTAAGGGGCTATGCTCCAAATCAATTGACTTCTCCATGCCTTCTCCAGAGGCTGTCGGTGGAAGGGGAATGTTCATCATGTCAGAATTGATGGATTCATTCGAGCACATCGTTGATGAGGGGAAAAACATCATTAGGCTGACCCGCAAGCTAAAGGAAGACCAATGGCGGAAGAAATAA
- a CDS encoding STAS domain-containing protein yields MAEEIINIEDGILTFKCGREITIETIYEFKDKVEQGSESSEVEVVVADLSAARFLDSSGIGFLVSLNSRLKSNNKNMYLLRPSEQICKTLELVRLISFFSIIEDEREIP; encoded by the coding sequence ATGGCGGAAGAAATAATAAATATAGAAGATGGAATTCTGACCTTCAAATGCGGTCGTGAAATCACTATTGAAACCATATATGAATTCAAGGATAAGGTTGAGCAGGGCAGCGAATCTTCCGAAGTTGAGGTTGTGGTTGCCGACCTTTCTGCAGCCCGTTTTTTGGATAGCTCCGGAATCGGCTTCCTTGTCTCGCTGAATTCCCGCCTCAAAAGCAACAACAAAAACATGTATCTGCTGCGTCCCAGTGAACAGATATGCAAAACCCTAGAGCTCGTGAGGCTTATATCCTTTTTTTCCATTATTGAAGACGAACGGGAAATCCCTTAA
- a CDS encoding FapA family protein — MHCLKHYFDPEFDYTDLKPVEKNDGSVDYYNMGYVQSVIIGQVLAQWEKPAEDGSCGLGLRHFAKRVLPRGPNTKVNPENPDQLIATRNGYVYYNEDDLITVKELLNVRGDVSISTGNIFFVGDMVVHGAIKSGLDVKANNINVKGVIEQANVHAAGFLKCNGGIKGNSKGFVESKGTLRTSFSENATLVSSGNIIIDKNCMHTVVYSEGKFAVKGRFAGGKCYSDKIVFIGEQLGGGLSAPSQVVVGYNPIILLQIDKISTQISILEDDIRKLQKIMSNGASTTAEFTQKIEKCEMKIRFLRNKKKQLWGKIQQTERLENCRIMIQGVVKPGVEISIGPAYMQVDEPLENVFFYYENNEIKVGSPALKSYN; from the coding sequence ATGCACTGCCTCAAGCATTATTTTGATCCTGAGTTTGATTATACAGACCTTAAGCCGGTAGAGAAAAACGACGGTAGTGTTGACTATTACAATATGGGTTACGTGCAAAGCGTAATTATCGGCCAGGTTCTGGCCCAGTGGGAAAAGCCCGCAGAAGACGGCTCCTGTGGACTTGGACTACGCCATTTCGCAAAGAGAGTTCTTCCCCGCGGTCCCAATACCAAAGTAAATCCGGAGAATCCCGACCAGTTAATAGCCACCCGCAATGGCTACGTATACTACAATGAAGACGATCTGATCACAGTTAAAGAATTGCTGAACGTCAGGGGCGATGTAAGCATCTCAACCGGTAATATATTCTTTGTTGGCGATATGGTTGTGCATGGCGCCATCAAATCCGGACTTGATGTTAAAGCCAATAATATCAATGTAAAAGGTGTCATAGAGCAGGCCAATGTGCATGCGGCCGGTTTCTTGAAATGCAACGGCGGCATCAAGGGCAACAGCAAAGGCTTTGTGGAATCTAAAGGTACATTGCGCACCAGTTTCAGTGAAAATGCCACTCTTGTCAGCAGTGGCAACATTATCATTGATAAAAACTGCATGCACACTGTAGTCTACAGTGAGGGAAAATTTGCAGTGAAAGGTCGCTTCGCAGGCGGCAAATGCTATAGTGACAAAATAGTATTCATTGGAGAACAGCTGGGCGGTGGTTTGAGTGCTCCTTCACAGGTTGTTGTCGGCTACAATCCAATTATATTGCTGCAGATTGATAAAATTTCTACTCAGATATCTATTCTGGAAGATGATATCAGAAAACTCCAGAAGATAATGAGTAACGGAGCATCTACCACTGCAGAGTTCACTCAAAAAATCGAAAAATGTGAAATGAAAATTCGTTTTCTACGTAACAAAAAAAAGCAGCTCTGGGGCAAAATCCAGCAGACAGAAAGGCTGGAGAATTGTAGAATAATGATTCAGGGCGTTGTAAAACCCGGAGTGGAAATCAGCATAGGTCCGGCTTACATGCAGGTAGACGAGCCTTTGGAAAACGTTTTCTTCTACTACGAAAACAACGAAATCAAAGTGGGTTCTCCCGCGTTAAAGAGTTATAATTAG
- a CDS encoding MotA/TolQ/ExbB proton channel family protein yields MDIATLIGVLGGFGLIIATIAMGGNLGGFVDPPSLVVVVGGTFASCFIMFPMGVVLKSFKIALKGFFAKSEDPKAMIDQIVALAETARKESLVALEKVSIDDEYLKKGVILVADGTDGELVRAIMEFEIDAMRKRHFQGQAVMKGMGAMAPAFGMIGTLIGLVQMLSNLSDPDAIGPAMAVALLTTLYGSVLANVVFLPLATKLQERSIEEASYMEIMVEGVVAIQKGEHPSIIKEKLQAFLSPGLRDASA; encoded by the coding sequence ATGGATATTGCAACTTTAATAGGGGTTCTTGGCGGCTTTGGCCTTATCATAGCGACCATTGCAATGGGCGGCAACCTCGGTGGATTTGTTGATCCTCCTTCACTTGTTGTCGTTGTCGGGGGTACTTTCGCATCCTGCTTCATTATGTTTCCGATGGGGGTGGTTCTCAAATCATTCAAGATCGCCCTGAAAGGTTTCTTCGCTAAATCCGAAGACCCCAAAGCCATGATCGACCAGATAGTGGCCCTCGCAGAAACGGCAAGAAAGGAAAGCCTTGTGGCGCTGGAAAAAGTATCCATTGATGACGAATACCTGAAAAAAGGCGTTATTCTTGTTGCCGACGGAACAGATGGAGAGCTTGTACGGGCCATTATGGAATTTGAGATCGATGCTATGAGAAAACGGCATTTTCAGGGACAGGCTGTTATGAAAGGTATGGGTGCAATGGCTCCTGCTTTCGGTATGATCGGTACACTGATCGGCCTTGTGCAGATGCTGTCAAACCTCAGTGACCCGGATGCGATCGGTCCAGCAATGGCTGTTGCATTGCTTACCACCCTGTACGGTTCAGTCCTTGCCAACGTTGTTTTCCTGCCCCTTGCCACCAAACTTCAGGAACGCTCCATTGAAGAAGCGTCATATATGGAAATTATGGTTGAGGGTGTTGTTGCAATCCAGAAAGGAGAGCATCCGTCCATCATTAAGGAAAAGCTGCAAGCATTTCTTTCACCGGGCCTGCGCGACGCTTCGGCATAA
- a CDS encoding flagellar motor protein MotB — protein sequence MAKVVIIKPKNTDPPPEEGLPPWMATFADMVTLLLCFFVLLLSFANNDLAKFKELLGSLKDAFGVKMERKEEDNLALVPSDLKRKEVKMDSNDKRLLGLVLRIKALLDQEDATRKSSGVKADQDGVLVNTDSASLFEPGSATLKPDAHKVLDAVISIMKDHNYNLVVRGHTDNSETRSKKFPTNWELSSARAASALRYIVEKGGIAPKRLKAVGYADTQPLVRNDTPENRRKNRRLEFFYHKPARDSW from the coding sequence ATGGCTAAAGTCGTTATTATAAAACCTAAGAATACCGATCCGCCACCTGAAGAAGGCCTTCCGCCATGGATGGCAACCTTCGCGGATATGGTAACGCTCCTGCTATGCTTCTTTGTTTTGCTGCTCTCCTTTGCAAACAACGACCTTGCAAAGTTTAAAGAACTGCTGGGTTCACTTAAAGATGCTTTCGGGGTAAAAATGGAACGCAAGGAAGAGGATAACCTTGCTCTGGTCCCTTCTGACCTCAAGCGCAAAGAAGTCAAAATGGACAGCAACGACAAACGGTTGCTGGGACTGGTTCTGCGCATCAAAGCCCTGCTGGATCAGGAAGATGCCACCCGCAAGTCCTCCGGGGTGAAAGCTGATCAGGACGGAGTTCTGGTCAACACGGATTCAGCATCACTCTTCGAACCGGGATCGGCAACGCTCAAGCCTGACGCGCACAAAGTTCTGGATGCAGTCATCAGCATCATGAAAGACCACAACTACAACCTTGTTGTCCGCGGCCATACAGACAATTCCGAGACGCGCTCCAAAAAATTCCCCACCAACTGGGAACTTTCCTCGGCTAGGGCAGCCAGTGCATTACGTTACATAGTTGAGAAAGGCGGCATTGCTCCCAAGCGCTTAAAAGCAGTCGGCTATGCTGATACTCAGCCGCTTGTGCGAAACGATACTCCGGAAAACAGACGCAAGAACAGAAGACTCGAATTTTTCTACCATAAACCGGCCCGGGATTCGTGGTAG